ACATTCCATCAGTATGAGTGTGAAGGTTGAGTCAGTAGAGCAGTAGCACAGCTGTACATAACATGTTGCAATCCACACAACATAATGGGAAACATATCAGAGTTCACAAGAGGACAGATTGTTGGTGCgtgtctcgctggctcatctgTGACCAGGACAGCAAGTCTTTGTGGTGTTTTGAGAGCTACGGTGTCCAGGGTAATATCGCCATACATCTATGAAGGACAAAACACATCCAACAGGAGTAACTGTCGACACAAGAGGGTGCTAGGTGCTAACCAGGATTATATccaattaaaggggtacttcagcgctgggaagatgaatctgtatttaaactgggtcatcaatgcagtagaaatgtgaaattatttttgaatttggtgctttctagactgagaaaagacagaaaatgtatttttgtcccatggggatgaaagactacaattcccagaatgcttcgctgccctgtgaggccattcccaacgccaccaacttccctgtgactgagttagagaagacactacaattaaaaactgaatgtgtgtgttcaatataatgagtgagtcaccgcgcgagtctcacagcactgagcactaactgcaggagtgatgagagctgaggtaatcgcgactaccctcgcggcatacattcacaacgcgagttcagtctggcgtgtttcagttcatgcctttgcaagcttaactttcatagaaattaatttgagaagttaaaagacttacattgcacaccatagctccgtttaaatgagtgcctgccagctgagctctccctgcaagctgagtgcgatctcccatcccccatgcgcagattcaaaacatgcggaaatggctccctctgctggctgtagtctttagcctctgggcaaacattcctcctatgatgcaaatatcgtcaatttgcatcataggaggaatttttccagaaataaaatacataaatctcttgtctcagggagatatgaggggggaaagcacaacaatttgaatatactccagggtttctactgatacaaagccatatgctaatcgctgaagtaaccctttaacataaaACCACAGCCACTCAACTcactgcataattaaatgttcaCCTCAATTTCCACCAAAACTGTTCGTTGGGAGCTCCACAGAGTCAATATTCATGATTGGGCTGCTATAGCCAAATGTTTGGTCACTTGTGCCAATgacaaattatatatttttatataacaaaaaaGGTCTTAAATCTATTGTGTTTACTGTCATGGCCAAATGCAAATCTTGGGCTTTGAACGTTATGAAACATGTATTGCTCTCTGATGAGTCCATCTTCACTGTCTTTCCCACATCTGTGTGGAGAAGTCCCAAAGAAGCTTAAAACCCGGGCTGTTGCTGCCCAGAGTGAAGCATGGCGGAAGATCGGTGATGGTTTGGGTTGCAATGTTTGTACTTGATGGGCCAATCATTGCCAAGGAATACCAAATTATTCTGGAGGACCATGTGCACCTAATGGTTCAAACATTTTACTCTGAAGGGGTGCCGTGTAGCAGGAAGATAATGCACCAGTACACACATCAGGAATGGGGCAGAGTAGTTTGCTGAACATGAAAGTGAGGTTGAACATCTGCCATGGCCTGCACAGTCAGCAGATCTCAATATTATTGAGCCACTTTCGTGTGTTTTTGAGGAGCAAGTCAGAAAACGTTGTTCTTCTCATCCTGCAGTGTTCTGCGTAAGGAATGGCTCAAATCCCTCTGGTCACTGTGCAGAACTTGTATCTGTCATTCTGCCAGGACAAATGGAAAAGGAGAGTTTTGTTTGAAATTATACTAATAAATGATTGTGGTCTAAAACAAGGTGCTTCAGTTTCATTTTCCCACCGCTGTAATTTGGACATTTTATTACAAATGCACGGCTGTTTAAATTGTTGGGGtcagtcagtttttttttttaatgaataaatgaatgacattttattcagaaaggatgcattaaattgatcaaaagtgatacaaaagatttatatacaaaaatgcagttttttaaatatataataatgtaactatttcacaatattgatcatcaaatacatttcttttaaaaaacataaaacaaaaaaaatatgtacagACCCCCCCAGAAAAGCATGGTTCTCTTTTATGGTCTCAGGTGATGGGATTGCGTCGTCAGCGTAACTATGCCGGACGCTGGGACATCCTGATTCAGCAGGCCACTCAGTGTCTGAACCGGCTGATCCAGATCGCCGCCCGCAAAAAACGGAACTACATCCTGGATCAGGTACTGCAAACACCTTCCCATGATTCCCAGCAAAGACACAACTGGGAATGAGCTCTGATGTTCTTCTTCTAATGTGTTATTTATCTTTCAGGATAAAGATCTTCCaccttttatcttatttttcatatgatagactagaagcagcagcagcctcTTTTTTATTGAATGTCGTATTGAAAGGACAAACTGAAGTGTCAGAAACATCATTAACATCCAATATGCtcttttgtagcatttttaaTTATCTTGCATTTTCAATTATGTTGAATTGTTCTGTAAGCCTTTCTGATAATGTGCTCTGACTGAATCAAGGTGTTGAGAGGCGAGTATTCTCAGCCTGGTGAGtcagaaaaacacattttgttacAATGGTAATTCTAAAAGAAATATTGGTTTCAAATAGATGTCCGTTGTGTTTGTTTCAGTAAAAAGGAAGTGAAAAAATAGCCTTCATGACTATCTTTTAGTTCTAGCATGTCAGAGCGTCTCTCTCAGAGCTTTTTTTGTTCACACAGTGCAGGTTTTCTGAGAATGGGTGTGAGTTCGGTTATAGAGTCCAGATGTCATTCCTGGAAATAACTGAATGCAACCGTATTAACGACTCAAATACAGGACTGACAAACTTATTCtgctgctgtgtgaacaaagACGAAAACAAAGAACTGAGGATCCCTAAAAATCGTTTTTGTTCCTGTATCCAGGTCCTCACAGATACCTGTGCaagggaaagaaagaaagactacTCTTGCTTCATTGCAGGGTTCCAGATTTTGTCAGAACGTGAAAGAAACAGTAATAAACAGCTTGTACATTTCTCTTTGTCTATTGTCAGACAAATGTATACGGATCAGCCCAGAGACGAAAAATGCGTCCTTTTGAAGGGTTTCAACGCAAGGCTATTGTGATTTGTCCCACGGACGAAGATTTAAAACAGCGAGCGTCAAAGCAAACTGAGGAAGGGAAGGATGTGCCCGATCATGCTGTTTTAGAAATGAAAGGTAGGAAAACACCAACATCAGAAAAGATACAAGATAACTTGATTGAAACTTTTGCTTTTTGGTTTGTGATTAAAGTTTAAAGACAAAAGTACCACTTCATCATAAAAAACGGCTTAATCTGTTTCACCCTGGTTCTGAACACTTGGTATGAAGATGAGCTTTGGTCGATCAGATCACAAGTGGACGACGATAcatacaggtgtaaacggggtctaaaaagttttgagcttgtccactttcaaccacttccagaggtagttgAAAACGCATCTGACCGGATTGCTTTAGTAGTGTAGACGCTCGTGGTCTAATGCACACAAACAGCTACTAAAAGACCGTCTACTCTCCGCCTAGTGACCTAAAGAGTTAACATTATGATCAGCGTGCTAGCCGCGCAGGATTTAAACTTTATTGGCTGGAGatccaagtttggtttgaagacggAAAAtgtaccaagcacaatgttctctcaccattcctgatgtctaacacacactcacagcgttcGGCTGGTCATGTGTCTGTCAGATCAGAAACGAAAGCTGACGCTCTCTGTGTGTTTTTCCGTCGCCTCCGGTCGCATTCATTTGTAATTTGCGTGAGCTAACTGTATTTCATCCATTAGCTTGAAAGATTTGAAAAAGCACATACATTAATCCGTCCATAAACCCTCCTctcgaagaaatcaggacagaagtggttgaaagtagACAAAATAGACgaattaaaacaccaggtgtaaacgggaatgTGTTTGCCTTGTCTAATTCagatccgatcgaccaaaacgcatcttaatagcAGGTGTAAACAGTGTGATTGGGTCCTTCTGAACGTCCAACTCTCACTCCACGCTGAGATGCTGCAAGCCAAGCACTTTTACAAtgttataacatttaaaaatgccaATAGAATAATAATTTATACTAATATTGTGCCAGTTCCAATAAATACATTAGTTCAATTTTTGACATTGCACTTAGTTTGCAGTAGTGTTATTCATCTCCTTCATATGACTGTTCTGTCagactttagattagggtccaaaTCTCACtattaattatgatttttttactgcttattaatagttagtaaggtagttcaATTTAGATCGAGGGatggataatatagtcatgcagaataaggcattaatgtgCGCTttttaagtactaataaacagccaatatcttagtaatatgcatgctaataagcaactagttttCCATCATCCTTGTAGCAATATTCTCTCTTCGAGATCAGAATTCATTACAGTTTTTCTTTCCTGGTGGTTTGATCTGTCCCACCTTCTTTCCTCTCTCCATGGCTTTAAAGCCAACTTTGTGCTGCCAGAGGTCGGAGACTTCCTGGATGAAGTGACCTTTGTTGAGCTTCAGAGAGAAGAGGCGGAGGAGCTGGTGAAACGGTACAATGAGGAGGGCCGAAAGGCCGGGCCTCCGCCTGAGAAACGCATCGACAGCTGGGGACACCGCAGACGCGAAAGCAGCCACCAGCAGTACGACAACCACGGAGGAGCGAGAGGAGACCATCGGAACAGAGGAGGAACTACAGGGAGCTATAGGGGAGGTGATTGGACCTCATTACGGTGTCATGCTTACTTAttcaaaaattctgtcatttgtgtttttgtcatctTGCTCTGTGCTTTGTCAGGTTATAACCGTGATGGTTACACTCAGAACCGCTGGGGAGGAAATTACAGAGACGGGCGAGATGGATACAGCAGCAGACATCAGTCTGAAGGAACCTACAATAATAACCGCTATGGCTCCTATAACAAAGAGGGATATGGCCAAGTGAGTGCTGCACACAGCCATGTATATATGACAAATATTTCGCTTTAAGGCCCCGATATACTTCAGGCGAAATCGAAGAATGAACTGGTTATCATTATGAACAAGCTCAGGCCAAAAGTTTGCTCTGGCTGGTGAACGCCTTTGTCCTATCATTGATCATTGGGGCTTTTATGAGATGTATGTGTGActtcatttaattttttgtttttgttttattttgctaATTTTAGAGCTATCATCAGGGTTATAATCAAGGCTACAACCAGGGCAACTATAGCCAGGGAAACTACAACCAAGGCTACAACTATGGCAACTACAGCCAATATCCAGGTTATGGACAAGGTTACCAGGACAGTCAAGGATCTGGACAATCATATAACCAGCAAAACTACAATCAGCAGTATCAACAGGTGAGTTTCAGGGGATAACCTGTGATTAAAACAGCTTTAGCTCTGTGAAAGCATTTGTGGCAGCTGCTGAAAACAATTACTAAAGCATATTGCAGATTGTTAGCACTTCACCCGAATGTTGATTTTGGACATTTTTGGACAGTGTCCAACAAAAGGACTACAATATAGGTCTATATCCAGGTGatcacttatatatatatatatatatatatatatatatatatatatatatatatatatatatatatatatatatatatatatatatatatatataaaataatgtcGTTCACCCCTAAAACTTGTATAGTTTTTGTcagtttaattaaaaacatcCAATTGTGCAGAATATCCCTCTCATGGCAGGCGTTGCTGATTATTGTTGAACTACCTTTTTACTCCAGATACATatttaatgattttatttttactcagaaGTACCACTTCAGGACTTGGTTGTCCATTAGCAACAAACAGTTTCCCACTTGCTCACCAGAGCAGTGTAGTCTCACTTCCAACATGTCTGTTTCCATGGGTTCCCTGAAACTGATTTTCTTGGCATCAATTTCGTTTAAGTATCACCATCAACCTCCATTAATTTGAAACTAAAACTACATAAGAATCATCATAAGTGTATATAGACACAGTAAATGCCAATTAGTAGATTTGATCTCTTCTGGATTTTTCCCCTGGTGCAGCTCTATTTCAACATAGCAGATTTGCAACGCGTGGCCTGATAGGTACCACTGGATACCACATGCTTTATCTACGAGTTTGCAAAAATTTTGAGCTACAGTTTATACTAGAGTAATTTTCTATCACCAGTGTTTACGTATTACTTTGAGTTGTTATTGAAGGTATATCATATGATAAATTTTATAATTTGGAGTGAAGTTACAAACAATCAGAGGCAGATTTGATCAAAAGCAATGGCACAATACCATGTTCATTTGACTGTGCAGTGAGGAAAAGGGATGTAGCCTAAATTCCATGGCACTTTTATTAGTACAGATCATTATGTCAAAGCATTTTTTGGCAAACTACCTTACAGAATACTCTCTATGCAGGATTTGCAGTGTGTTATGGCAGGCAGACGAAAGTTTGACTCAGTCGGGGAAGTCATTGAGTACATTTGCCTTCCTGATGGTGCTTTATCTGACACAGAATCCATTCCAGACGATAAAATTGCTGATACAGATTTTGaggaatctcttgaagcatacGAGTCTGACTCCAGTTTCGATGATGATAAGCCACTGGCAGAAATACCAAAAGCTAATCTCAACCACCTTGATGTTGAAATTCATAACATACATGAAGACAGTGACACTGAAGTCCCAGATGACAATGAACCTCAGCCAGGCCCAGCTCCAGTCAACAAAGAGTTTTCTTGGAGGCAGAGGAAACCCCCAGCAGCTGACATAGACTCTTCATTCCGAGGACCTGCATTCTCACCTCCCCCAGACGAAATACCAAGTCCAAAGTGGTATTTTGATCAGTTCATGGACAAATCTGTGTTTGAACATATTTCTAACCAATCTAACTTGTATGCAATTATGAAGAATGCCCCAGAACTGAAAACAACCCCTTCTGAAATagagcaattcattggtttacACATCTTGATGACCGTAGTACGTATGCCATCGTACCGCATGTACTGGCAGACGGCAACCCGCTACGACCCAATTGCGACAGTCATGGGACGTAAGCGATTTGATAATCTGCGTACATACATCCACATGAACGACAATACCAATGTGAAGCAAAAGGGTGAGCCTGGATACGATCCATTATTCAAGGTGCGTCCAGTTCTTGAGAAAGTCCGTTCCAACTGTTTGAAGGTTGAACCAGAAGAAAACCACTCCATTGATGAGCAGATGATCCCCTTCAAAGGAAAGATTGGAATGAAACACTATATCAAGAACAAGCTGCATAAATGGGGAATCAAGGTCTTTACTCGTGCAGGCGTCACTGGACTAGTCTATGACTTTGAAGTGTACACTGGAAAAGGGACCGTAACCAATGAGCGTGGACTTGGTCTTGCCGGTGAAGTTGTGCTTCGTCTCGTATCAGAAGTTCCAAAAGGACTAAACTACAAGTGCTTCTTCGACAACTGGTTCACTTCCCCTGAACTCATTGTGGAACTGAAGAAAATGGGAATTCTAACAGTTGCTACCATCAATCGTAACCGTCTCCGTGGATGTACCCTCAAGAGTGACAAGGAACTCTCAAAGGCCGGGCGTGGTGCGTATGAAGTGAAATACGAAAAGACAAGTGGGATGTCCATCGTGAAGTGGTATGATAACAAGGCAGTGTTGCTGGCATCATCCTTCATTGGCCCTGAACCTGTTGAGAGATGCAGAAGGTGGTCGAAAGAGAAGAAGGAATATGTGGAAGTGGACAGACCCCACATTGTCAAGGTGTACAATCACAACATGGGAGGAGTAGACTTAGCAGACATGTTTGCAGCTCTCAATCGCATTGACATCCGCCCACGTCGTTGGTATCTGCGCATCTTGTACTACTTGATTGACCTATCACTGGTCAATGGTTGGCTCCTCTATCGCCGTCATCTCACCCAGAAGCAGGAGAAGAAGTATATGCCACTTCTTGACTTCCGAGTTCAAGTTGCAGACGCCCTTATCAAGGTTGGCAAACAGGCTGACTTGAACAGTAGGAAAAGAGGACGACCGTCTTCGGAAGATGATCCAACGTCCCATCAAGCTGCCCCACCTCCACTTCAGAGAATCTCTGCACCATCAGTTGATGTCAGATTAGACCGATGCGATCATTTCCCCATCCATGCTGAGAAACGTGGACGATGCAGACTGTGCAAGAATGGCTACACGCAAATGGCCTGCCTGAAGTGCAAAGTACTTCTGTGCTTTACCAAAGACAAAAACTGTTTCTTGGAGTACCACATGACAAAGTGACTTGGAAACATGCCCTACTCAATGAGGATTTGAGATATTGGATTTGGATCCcatattgtttttgttgttgttctgcCACTGAAAAGCACTGTTACTTTGTTTGAAAAGTCGTATATAAAAAGTTATTGTTCATATCATATTCAGTCGTTAGTATCCCACACTTGGCCAATGTTGCAAATCTGCAACATCCCAGAACGCCTTGCATGTGAAAGTCTCTCTAAAAACTGTACTACCCCATATGATAATTTTCCCCAAATATCAGATTTTTCCTGTTACTAAAAATTAATTTGAGCCTGAGAGGGATATAAGATGataaatattgaattaatgaGTTGTCTATGCAAACATGACAATGCAATATATAGGGTATTGAcacaaaatgataactgcaaatCCATGTTTGGCTGTCTGGAGTCCAATTGTTTCTGTGAATTGCAGTGATCCGTTTGCTTCTCTTTTCTGTATCTTTCAGCAGTCTGTAAAAATATACCTCAGACTTCTTGTGAAATATAAATACAGTCAGTCTCAAGCTCTTTCTCGTTTTAGATGTTTTGGGAGTTTTTCACTGCATTCACACTGAAAACCAATGCTATCTCTCTGTCTTTCTGCCGCTCTGTGGGCGTAACCGCAGTCACTCACGTGCATGCCCTCTATTGACTGAACTTATAAAACATGCGCATAACGTCAGCATTTTCACAGATTTGCGTTTTTGTAGTTTATACAGAGATGATAACTGTATCGGTTTCaaaacttgcactttgaaacctTTTTGAAAATGTGCATTTTCT
The nucleotide sequence above comes from Pseudorasbora parva isolate DD20220531a chromosome 16, ASM2467924v1, whole genome shotgun sequence. Encoded proteins:
- the LOC137043033 gene encoding piggyBac transposable element-derived protein 2-like, whose product is MQDLQCVMAGRRKFDSVGEVIEYICLPDGALSDTESIPDDKIADTDFEESLEAYESDSSFDDDKPLAEIPKANLNHLDVEIHNIHEDSDTEVPDDNEPQPGPAPVNKEFSWRQRKPPAADIDSSFRGPAFSPPPDEIPSPKWYFDQFMDKSVFEHISNQSNLYAIMKNAPELKTTPSEIEQFIGLHILMTVVRMPSYRMYWQTATRYDPIATVMGRKRFDNLRTYIHMNDNTNVKQKGEPGYDPLFKVRPVLEKVRSNCLKVEPEENHSIDEQMIPFKGKIGMKHYIKNKLHKWGIKVFTRAGVTGLVYDFEVYTGKGTVTNERGLGLAGEVVLRLVSEVPKGLNYKCFFDNWFTSPELIVELKKMGILTVATINRNRLRGCTLKSDKELSKAGRGAYEVKYEKTSGMSIVKWYDNKAVLLASSFIGPEPVERCRRWSKEKKEYVEVDRPHIVKVYNHNMGGVDLADMFAALNRIDIRPRRWYLRILYYLIDLSLVNGWLLYRRHLTQKQEKKYMPLLDFRVQVADALIKVGKQADLNSRKRGRPSSEDDPTSHQAAPPPLQRISAPSVDVRLDRCDHFPIHAEKRGRCRLCKNGYTQMACLKCKVLLCFTKDKNCFLEYHMTK